Part of the Stackebrandtia endophytica genome is shown below.
TCGTCTCAACAAGTTGATCTTCGAGTTGAAGAACTTCCTCGCATAACCCGATACCCCCTCACCGCATACCGTCACACCCGCTTAGGAGAGTTGTCATGACCGAAATGCTGCGCGCCCCCGCCGAAGTGAAGTTCGCGGAGGAACTGGACTGGTTGGAGTCCGTCGACGACGGCCCGAAGCCGTTCTCGTGGCGGCTGAGCCCGCGCATGGTGCGCCTGTTCGTCCTCGGATCGGAGAAATCCGACGGCCTGGACCGGCAGGTGGAACAGAAATGGTTCGGTGACCGCAGTTTCGTCGAGCGCGCGATCGTCACGCTCGCATCGGATCGCGGCCTGTTGCTCATCGGGGACCCGGGTACCGGTAAGAGCTGGCTCGCCGAGTTGCTGTCGGCGGCGATCAGCCGTAACTCGACACTCGTCGTTCAGGGAACGGCGGGCACGACCGAGGACCACATCAAGTACTCGTGGAACGTCTCCATGGTCATCGCCAAGGGGCAGTCGCGCGATTCGATGATCCCGTCGCCCATCATGACGGCGATGGAGCAGGGGGTCATCGGCCGGTTCGAGGAACTGACCCGGTCCACCAGCGACGTGCAGGACGCGCTGATCTCGATCCTGTCGGAGAAGTACGTCTCGATCCCCGAACTCGACGATGACAACACGGTGTTCGCCAAGCCCGGTTTCTCGATCATCGCCACCGCCAACAGTCGGGACAAGGGCGTCAACGACCTGTCGTCGGCCTTGAAACGACGGTTCAACTTCGTGCGGATCCCGGTGGTGACCAACAAGAGCAGCGAGGCCGAGATCGTCCGGTTCCGGACGACGGAACTGTTGCGCCGCCATGCGATCGACCTGGACGTCCCGCCGAACCTGTTGGACATTCTGCTTCAGAGCTTCGCGGACCTGCGTACCGCGGCGGCGTCGGCGACCAGCGAGGACGACAAGCTGGAGTCGGCGTTGTCGACCGCGGAGCAGATCGGTGTCCTGGAGGACGCGATCCTGCACAGTCAGTTCTTCGGCGACCGGGTCC
Proteins encoded:
- a CDS encoding ATP-binding protein, which codes for MTEMLRAPAEVKFAEELDWLESVDDGPKPFSWRLSPRMVRLFVLGSEKSDGLDRQVEQKWFGDRSFVERAIVTLASDRGLLLIGDPGTGKSWLAELLSAAISRNSTLVVQGTAGTTEDHIKYSWNVSMVIAKGQSRDSMIPSPIMTAMEQGVIGRFEELTRSTSDVQDALISILSEKYVSIPELDDDNTVFAKPGFSIIATANSRDKGVNDLSSALKRRFNFVRIPVVTNKSSEAEIVRFRTTELLRRHAIDLDVPPNLLDILLQSFADLRTAAASATSEDDKLESALSTAEQIGVLEDAILHSQFFGDRVLKAGTLANSLVGSLARRQPEDLAILNKYWHGVVEPRSKKDGGEWTEFMDGGRQAIATLS